Proteins found in one Populus alba chromosome 14, ASM523922v2, whole genome shotgun sequence genomic segment:
- the LOC118041065 gene encoding histone-lysine N-methyltransferase EZA1 isoform X5, whose amino-acid sequence MAEDQSVVGRRRIYYDRHGSEALICSDSEEDIEPEEEKHEFSEDEDRFLWMVFQELGLAEEVLNIVSQFIGVGTSEIQERCRMLVEKYSNDQNVKDSIDSVSERGISLEKSLSAALDSFDNLFCRRCLLFDCRLHGCSQTLINPSEKLSCWSEYEDDRKPCSDQCSLQIRGNRNRRGQLSVLRVLKDLPEGSVNSPLHRTETATSAEEKKTAAASDAEEPGSVDLMIDERCISEKEITVISEAVGNLEPASGALNLDISAMVIHNQEYMRKRKVSQCTDIASDDSSKFPDDMQDFSKKQKRLLHLDVAAEDISSPDCGSTAKKATDQIEFQMTTKKTTNVSFEIASPGTEESIGDGSNDVFEVPEPKRSSSVERQVEGVLKKSEWKPIEKELYLKGVEIFGKNSCLIARNLLSGLKTCIEVSSYMRESGAMTPHRSVAPRSFLEDSGKIDIDYAEQDMPTRSRLLRRRGRARKLKYSWKSAGHPSFWKRIADCKNQSCKQYTPCGCQSMCGKQCPCLHNGTCCEKYCGCSKSCKNRFRGCHCAKSQCRSRQCPCFAAGRECDPDICRNCWVSCGDGSLGEPPKRGDGQCGNMRLLLRQQQRILLAKSDVAGWGAFLKKPVNKNDYLGEYTGELISHREADKRGKIYDRANSSFLFDLNDQFVLDAYRKGDKLKFANHSSNPNCYAKVMLVVGDHRVGIFANERIEASEELFYDYRYGPDQTPAWARKPEGSKRDDSTVSQGRAKKHQSH is encoded by the exons ATGGCTGAAGACCAGTCAGTGGTTGGCAGGAGACGCATATACTATGATCGACATGGCAGTGAAGCTCTGATTTGTAGTGACAGCGAAGAAGACATAGAACCAGAGGAAGAGAAACATGAATTTTCTGAGGACGAAGATCGCTTTTTGTG GATGGTCTTTCAGGAACTTGGACTAGCTGAGGAGGTGCTGAATATTGTTAGCCAGTTTATTGGAGTTGGCACTTCAGAAATCCAG GAGCGTTGTAGGATGCTCGTGGAAAAATATAGCAATGACCAAAATGTCAAAGATTCTATTGATTCAGTATCTGAGAGGGGCATATCTCTGGAAAAGAGCCTTAGTGCTGCTTTAGATTCTTTTGATAACCTATTCTGTCGCCGTTGCTTG CTATTTGACTGCCGCCTCCATGGCTGTTCCCAAACTTTGATCAATCCT AGTGAAAAGCTGTCATGCTGGTCTGAATATGAAGATGACAGGAAACCTTGCAGTGATCAATGTAGCCttcag ATAAGAGGGAATAGGAATAGGAGAGGTCAACTTTCTGTG CTAAGAGTTCTCAAAGACTTGCCTGAAGGTTCTGTTAATAGTCCCTTGCATAGGACAGAAACTGCAACTTCAGCTGAGGAAAAAAAGACTGCAGCAGCCTCAGATGCTGAAGAGCCAGGCAGTGTAGACCTCATGATAGATGAAAGATGTATTTCAGAGAAAGAAATAACTGTTATTTCAGAAGCTGTTGGTAACTTGGAACCTGCTTCTGGAGCTCTGAATTTGGATATTTCTGCTATGGTGATACATAACCAAGAATACATGCGAAAGCGCAAAGTGTCACAGTGTACAGATATAGCATCAGATGACTCGTCAAAGTTTCCTGATGATATGCAGGATTTTAGTAAGAAACAGAAAAGATTATTGCATTTGGATGTCGCTGCTGAAGATATATCAAGTCCTGATTGCGGATCAACTGCTAAAAAAGCAACTGATCAAATTGAATTTCAGATGACCACAAAAAAGACTACCAATGTTTCCTTCGAAATTGCTTCTCCTGGCACTGAGGAGAGCATTGGGGATGGATCAAACGATGTCTTTGAAGTGCCCGAACCAAAACGGTCATCCTCGGTAGAAAGACAAGTGGAGGGGGTTTTAAAAAAGTCTGAGTGGAAGCCTATTGAAAAAGAACTATATCTGAAGGGAGTGGAGATATTCGGGAAAAACAG TTGTCTTATTGCAAGGAACTTACTTTCAGGCTTAAAGACTTGTATAGAGGTGTCCAGTTACATGCGTGAAAGTGGAGCTATGACGCCTCATAGATCTGTTGCACCAAGATCATTTCTAGAAGACAGTGGGAAGATTGATATAGATTATGCG GAGCAAGATATGCCAACAAGATCACGTTTACTTCGTAGGAGGGGAAGAGCACGGAAACTTAAATATTCTTGGAAGTCTGCTGGTCATCCATCATTTTGGAAAAGAATTGCTGATTGCAAAAATCAGTCCTGTAAGCAGTATACACCTTGTGGATGCCAGTCAATGTGTGGAAAACAGTGCCCTTGTCTGCATAATGGAACTTGCTGTGAGAAATATTGCGG GTGCTCGAAAAGTTGCAAAAATCGCTTCAGAGGATGCCACTGTGCAAAGAGCCAATGCAGAAGTCGACAATGCCCATGTTTTGCTGCGGGACGCGAATGTGACCCGGATATTTGTAGGAATTGTTGGGTTAG CTGTGGAGATGGTTCATTAGGAGAGCCTCCAAAACGAGGAGACGGCCAATGTGGAAACATGAGGCTTCTTCTAAGGCAGCAGCAGAGG ATCCTCTTGGCAAAATCTGATGTTGCTGGATGGGGAGCCTTTTTAAAG AAACCCGTCAACAAAAATGATTATCTTGGAGAATATACTGGTGAATTGATCTCTCATCGAGAAGCAGATAAGCGTGGGAAGATTTATGACCGTGCCAATTCATCATTCCTTTTTGACTTGAATGATCAG tttGTCCTTGATGCTTACCGGAAGGGGGATAAGCTGAAATTTGCGAACCATTCATCAAATCCTAATTGCTATGCAAAG GTAATGCTGGTAGTAGGAGACCATCGAGTAGGCATCTTTGCAAACGAGCGTATAGAAGCTAGCGAGGAGCTATTCTATGATTATCGTTATGGGCCAGACCAGACACCTGCATGGGCTCGAAAACCCGAAGGTTCCAAGAGAGATGATTCCACAGTTTCCCAAGGTAGAGCAAAGAAACACCAATCTCATTGA